ATCTATAATCCGGCGACGGGGACCTGGAGCCTCGTGAGCGGGTCGAGCGGCGAGCGACACTCGCACACGGCGACCCGGCTCGCCAATGGAAAGGTCCTCATCGCGGGCGGGCTCGATTTTGATGGCAATGCCATCGGGTCCCGGATCTTCGATCCGGCGACGGGGGCGTTCACGAGCATCGTCGGCTCGGCCGCGCAACGGTATGCACATTCGGCCAGCCTGCTGCCGGACGGCCGGGTGCTGCTCGCGGGCGGCCGGAACGCGAGCGGATCGCCGCTGAGCAGCGCCCACCTCTTCAATCCCGCGACGAACACGTGGCAGACGACGGATCTGCTGCAAAACGCCCGCAGCAACCATATCGCCCTGAACCTCCAGGGGGACCGCGTGCTCTTCATCGGCGGCCTGGGCGCGGGGACGACCGCGCTCACCAGCGTGGAGATCTCCCGGCTCTCGGTGGACGCGAACCTCGGCTCCAGCGCGACGGTCGCGGTGACAGGGAATACCTGCGGCGGGAACCATGATTTCACGCCGTCGTGCACCTCGTACAGCCACGAGGAGCGCGCCTACCTCTGGCAGGCCCCCTCCGCGGGGGAATACGTGTTCAGCACGATCGACGCGGGGTTCACGCTGGACACGATCCTCTACGTGCTCGACGCGCGCACGGACGCGCCGCTCGCGAGCAGCGGCGGGGGGCTCGCGTGTAATGACGATGCGCCCGGCACCAAGCAATCGAAGGTCACGGTGAACCTCGCGAGCGGCCAGCGGGTGCTCGCGGTCGTGGAGGGGTATGGGGCGCCGCCGCAGAACACGTGTGGCTCGTTCAAGCTCTCCATCACGTCGGGCTGCAAGGGCGGGGACCCGTGCACCGTGCCTGGTAAGCAGGGCGTCTGCGCCCAGGGGGTCACGCAGTGCGTGAACGGCGTGCAGAGTTGCGCGCAGGTTCAGGAGCCGAGCATCGAGGTTTGCGACGAGCTCGACAACGACTGCGATGGACTCGTCGACGAGTTCAAGGCATGCCTCATCCCGCAGGAGATGTGCTGTTCGAGCGGGCCGGAGACAGGATTCCCATGTTCGAGCAGCGCGGATTGCGGCGGGTACGCCTGCAAGATGCTGTGTCCGATATGGTGATCCCTCCCCCGGGGCGCCCGCTCGAGGCGCCCCGGGGGAAGGCGGGGTGACGACCGCTCAATTCGACGAGCGCGCCTTGCGTCGATGGCCTGCACGCCTGGCCAGCGCCGCGAGGAGCCCGATCGCCGTCGCGGCGAACGGCATATCGGAGGTCGTACCGTTGCCCGCGGCGCGGCAACCACACTCGGTGCCACCTCCCGGCACGGTCGCGACGCCGCCCGCGCCGCCGGTGCCCGTCGTTCCGCCGGAAGCCACCATTCCGCCGGAACCCGTCATGCCCATTCCACCAGCGCCGCCCACGCCGCCGACGCCGCCCACGCCGCCCATTCCACCGGCGCCCGCCATTCCACCGGCGCCACCGGAACCACCGGCACCGCCCATTCCACCAGCGCCGCCGCCGGAACCACCGGAACCACCGGAGCCACCAGCGCCGCCCATGCCGCCCATCCCGCCGGATCCATTTCCTTCACCCACGCAGACCCCGCCGGTGCAAACGCCGCCATTACATTCCGCGTCCATCGTGCAGGACGTGAAGTCGACGATCTTCGCGAGGACCCGCGACGTCCCGAGAGGCGCCTCCGTCACGAATTGCGGGTAAGCCACGAGGACCTTGCCCGCGTTCGTGGACGCGAGCGCGGGCAGGCCCTCGGGCCGAGCGTCGTTCGTGATCGGGAGGGACGTGATCGGCGAAAGCATGCCGTCGACGACGATGGCCAGCACGTCCGTGAGGCCCTGCGCACACGTGCGATACCCGATCACGGTGCGGCCCCCGTCAGCGACAGCGCCGCGCCCCGCGAGGCCCACGTACGCGCAGCCCGGCGTGCTCGCGAGTTGCACGGCCACGGGATCGAGCACGGTCCCCGCAGGATCCACGCGCGCCCCGAAGAGGCCCTCCCCGTCCACCCAGACGACGACATGGTTCGTCCCGTCAAAGGACACGGACACCCCGGCCGGCGCGGCGAGGACACCCGAGAGGACGATCGGCGCCGGATCGACCACGCTCCCCTGCGGCGTGACGCGCCTGGCGACGATCTGTTTTGCCTCGTCTTGCCACACGACGAGGTGATGGACGCCGTCGAACGACGCGCTGAGCGCCGGCGCGCGGAGGTCCGGCGAGACCGGCGTGGACAAGCCCGAAGGCGTGGCGCCGATGATCGTCGTCGCGATCAGGCTCTCGTAGTTGCCCCCGACCACGAGCGTCGCGCCGCCGCCCGCCGAGAGCGCCACGTGCTCCCCGCCCTCCTGGAAGTCCGGGATCACGATCGGATCCGCGTCGAGCACGACGCCTTGCGGGCTGAGCCGGCTCGCGCGCAGGTCGCAGAATTGACCGTCGTAATAAATGTCGCACTCGAACCACGAGAACAACGTGTTCGTCCCGTCGAACGCGGCCATCGGATGGACCACGTCGTACGCCCCATTCTCCATTTGAATGGCGTTCTGATCCAGGACCATCCCCGAGGGAGCGACGCGCACGGCGTACAGGTTCGTCTCCTTCTTCGCGGTGAAATCGCGGCTGTCCTGCCAGCCCACGACGAAGTTTTGCCCGTCGAACGCCGCCGCGGGCACGCGCTGCTCGCTCGCCCCGCGCGAGACGACGATGGGCGCGGCGTCGAGCGCCTGGCCATTCGGATCGAAGCGCCTGCCCTCGATGGTGAGGGCAGAGGGGGCGAAATTGTCGAAGTACCCATTCCTCCACACGTGGAACGCGTGCGCGCCATTCGAGGCGCCCCGCGCCACGGTGCCGAGCGGCGCATACTGGAAGCCATCGGGGTCGAGCACGGTCCCCTGCGGCGTGACGCGCGCCCGCAAGAGCGGATGGACCACCAGGTCGTCGAGGTAATCACTCCACGTCATGACGGCGTTCGTGCCGTCGGTCGTCACGTCGATCTCGTAGATCGAGTTCCCGAAAGGACCAGCGACCTGGATGGGCGTCGCGTCGAGCGCCACGCCTTGCTGCGCGTCGAAGCGCGCCCCGACG
This sequence is a window from Polyangium spumosum. Protein-coding genes within it:
- a CDS encoding Kelch repeat-containing protein, whose product is MGASFAAYARLGRTRVSTGVLFASLMTACLASGCGDAGWNELAEGETATSIEAITYSAKAMSTARYAATGTVLPDGRVLVAGGRNSSSAALSSAQIYNPATDAWSSAANLPAARTRHTATLLGGGRVLVAGGSTGSNTASTSYLYNPSTNAWTTGAGMSVAREEHTATLLANGKVLVVGGGSGATNHKTAALYTPATNTWANTGSMAEARRLHTAVLLDDGRVLVTGGRRATTSGFDVSYTSEIYNPATGTWSLVSGSSGERHSHTATRLANGKVLIAGGLDFDGNAIGSRIFDPATGAFTSIVGSAAQRYAHSASLLPDGRVLLAGGRNASGSPLSSAHLFNPATNTWQTTDLLQNARSNHIALNLQGDRVLFIGGLGAGTTALTSVEISRLSVDANLGSSATVAVTGNTCGGNHDFTPSCTSYSHEERAYLWQAPSAGEYVFSTIDAGFTLDTILYVLDARTDAPLASSGGGLACNDDAPGTKQSKVTVNLASGQRVLAVVEGYGAPPQNTCGSFKLSITSGCKGGDPCTVPGKQGVCAQGVTQCVNGVQSCAQVQEPSIEVCDELDNDCDGLVDEFKACLIPQEMCCSSGPETGFPCSSSADCGGYACKMLCPIW